The genomic segment CGCCGCGTTGCCGAGGATCAGCGCGACGTACGCGCCACGGGAGTCGGCTGCCAGCGCCAGGCCCGCACCCACCGTTCCGAGAATGACGCCCAGGTTGACGAAGGTGCGCAGCTTGGCCCGGAACAGGGCCGGGCGATCGCCCCCGACCCGGACCACCAGAGCGCCCCAGGCAGCCCCGCCCGCCGCCGCGGCGATCTGGTCGACCGTCGCGATGACCGTGAGCGCGGCCCAGCTCTCGACGAGGACGAGCGCTGCCATCGACATCGCCTGGACCGCGAGGGCCGACATCATGATGGTGCGCGCCCCGCGCCGGTCGGCGAGATGCCCACCGGGTATCCCCGCGCACAGACCGATCACTCCGGCGATGGTGAGCGCGGCGCCGACCCGCGCTGCCGGCAGGCCCACGACCTGGGTGAAGTAGAGCGCCGACGCCGCGTTGAACAGACCGTTGCCGACCCGGTTGGTGAAACTGGCGGCGATCAGGACGCGCTCCGGCCTGCTGCTCCCCGCCATGCGACGTATGCGGCCCATGCGTTTCGTCGGAGCACTCTTGATCATGGGCGGAGGCTAGCAGCGGTCGCGGAACCCGCAGGAGTGGCACCGACACCGTGTGCCCACCTTGCGACACGGGCCCCGGCCATGACGCGACGGCCCGGGCGTCGATCAGGCGGCGACCCCCAGCTCCGTACGGGCGCGGTGCGCGAACGCCCGGACGGCGGGTTCGCGGCGCCACGGGGTCAGGGCCGCGCTGAACTCGCCTACGTAGTCCAGGGCGCGGGCGGACCGGACGCGGGCGAGGACGTCGACGGACCGGTTGCCGAGGGCGAGGCCCTGGTCGAGGTCGCGGGCCTGGAGGTGGGCGGTCGCCACGATGGCCAGGCGCATCCCGACGGAGCGGGTGAACGCGCCGGACGGCATGGCGGCGGCCCGCTGGTTCCACGCGAGGGCGGCCTTCGGGTTCCGCAGGTCGCGGAAGATCTCGGTGGCGTCGGCCGAGAGCCGCGCGTGGTGGTAGAAGTCGATCCAGGCCGGCTCGTCGCCGCTGTCCGTCTTCGCCCGTTCGAGGAGTCGCTCGGAGGCGGCCAGCGCGAGGGAGGCGGTCCGGGCGTCGTGCTCGCGGGCGTGGGCGCGAGCCTCGATGAGTTTGGTGAACGCCAGTACGCGCGGGGCGGCTTGACCCTTGGCTCGTTCGTAGGCGCCCTGCGCCATGTCGACGGCCTCGCCCGCGAACCCCCGCAGCAGCGACTGCATCGCCATCGTGGTCAGCACGTAGCAGCCCAGCTGCACGTCTCCGCCGGCCCGGGCCAGCCGGAGCGCCTGGATGAAGTGCCTCTGTGCGACGCCGTGTTCGCCGACGTCGAAGGCGGTCCAGCCGGCCAGCCGGGAGAGTTCGGCGGTGACGGAGAAGAGTTCACGGCCCACGTCGTCACTGAAGGCGCCCCGCAGTATCGGAGCCGCCCGTTCCCGGAGGCAGGCGGTGACCGAGTCTGCCTTCCAACTCCCGCCGCCGTACCTGGAGTCCCAGCGCCGGGCGTCCTCGGCGGCCTCGCGCAACTCCGCCAGGTCCGCCCTGCCGACCTGGCGACCGCCCCGGTGCCCGGAGGTGTCGTCGGCCGGGGTGACCAGCCAGCGGGTGACCGGGGTGGTGAACGCGGACACGGCGAAGCCGGAGGCGCCCGTGGTGAGGAAGTCGCGGCGGTTCACGGAGCTCCAGAACGAAGTGGCGGCGCGTACGGCGTCATCGGGGTCCCTCGGGAAGTCCAGCCCCACGCCCGCGTCCGGTGTCCGCGCGTCGCCCATACCGATCTCGGCGAGGCCGACGGGCCGCCCGAGCCGCTCGCCGATCGCCTGGGCGAGGAGCTCGGGGACCGGCCACTTCGGCGTCATCCCGCGCCGGCACCAGTTCGCCACCGAGGTGTGGGAGTACTCCGTCGTCGTCCCCGCCTCCTGGGCGAGCTGGTTGATCCGGTGGGCCAGCGACTTGTGGCTCGCCCCGCACGCCTCGACGAGCCGGGCCAGCTCCGCGTTGGGCGGGCGGCTCCGGCGGACCCTCGATGTCACTGCGTCCTCCTGAGTCGGTCTGCCTCCGGAGCGTGGTGCACACGAGGGCGGTACGGGCCCGGGCGCCGCTGCCGTAGGCGACTGCCGTGATGCGCGGCAACGGCCGGGTCGGGGTGCCCGGGCCACCGAGGGTAGGGCCTCCGGGCTCGCGCCGGGCGGTGCGCGCGAGTTGTGAGCCCCCGTGCGAGCCCTCCACCCCTCGCACGGCAGCCGCTGTGATGGGAGGCCCCGGCCCCGGCCGCGTGCCGTACGAGCCGTACGAGCCGTACGAGCCGTTCCGTACGAGCTGCACATGAGCCACGGCGTGCGGCGGACCCACCGAAAGGACACCCTGCTCATGAAGATGACCGTCGTCGGATGCGGCTACCTCGGCGCCACCCACGCCGCGTGCATGGCCGAACTCGGCCACGAGGTGCTGGGACTCGACTCCGACCCGGACAGGATCGCGCTCCTGGCCACCGGCAAGGCCCCTTTCTACGAGCGCGATCTCGACGGGCTGCTCGCCGAACACACCGCGAGCGGACGGCTGAAGTTCACCACCTCGGTCGAGGAGGCCGCCGCCTTCGCCGACCTGTACTTCGTCGGGGTCGGTACCCCGCAGCAGCCGGGCAGCGGCAGTTACGACCTCTCCCAGCTCTTCGGCGCCGTCCGCACGCTCGCCCCGCACCTCACCGCCCCGGCGGTGATCGCCGTCAAGTCGACCGTCCCGGTCGGTACGGCCCCGCAGCTCGCCGAGCTCGTCCGGGCCACCGCCCCGGCCGGCGACCTCGTCGAGATCGCCTGGAACCCCGAGTTCCTCCGGGAGTCCAGCGCGATCGAGGACACCCTCCGCCCCGACCGGCTCGTCCTCGGCTTCGACACCCCCGGCACCCGGGCAGAGACCGTCCTGCGGCAGGCTTACGCCCCGGTCATCGCGTCGGGGACACCGATGATCGTCACCGACTGGGCCACCGCCGAACTCGCCAAGGGGGCCGCCAACTCGTTCCTCGCCGCCAAGATCTCCTTCATCAACGCGATGGCGGAGGTCTGCGAGAAGTCCGGCGCGAACGTCTCCGGACTCGCCGACATCCTCGGCCACGACGTCCGGATCGGGCGGCGCGGCATGCAGCCCGGCATCGGGTTCGGCGGCGGCTGCCTGCCCAAGGACCTCGGCGGCTTCATCGCCCGCGCCGAAGCGCTCGGCGCCGGGGAGGCGGTCGGCATGCTCCGTGAGGCCGAGTCGGTCAACGCCCGCCGCCGCCGACGCGTCGTGGACCTGGCCCGCGAGGAACTCGGTACCGACCTGCGGGGCAAGCGGATCACCGTCTGGGGCGCCGCCTTCAAAGCCGGGACCGACGACATCCGTGACTCGCCCGCCCTGGCCGTCGCCGGGGCCCTGCACGCCCTCGGCGCGCGGGTCACCGTCACCGACCCCCAGGCCCTCGACAACGCCCGCAAACTCCACCCCGAACTCGACTACGCCGAGGACCCGGCCGCCGCGGTCGACGGCGCCGACCTCCTCCTCCACCTCACCGAGTGGCCCGCCTTCGCCCACCTCGACCCCGGGCCGCTGGCCGCACGCGCCAGGACGCCGAAGGCCGTCGACGCCCGCGGCACCCTCGACACCGGCCGGTGGCGCGCGGCCGGCTGGACCGTCCGGGCCCCGGGCCGCCCCTGATCCGGTACGGCCGCTGCCTCCGGCGCGCGCACCCGACTTGATCGGGCACAGGATGTCGGGTCCGGTGTGATGGGCTCCGCCTAGCGTCGTGAGCGTCAAGAGGAGGGACACCGGACATGCTGGAGCGGCTGAACCAGGCCTTGGAGCACGTCGAGCTCCGTCTCGACCAGCCGATCGAGGTGGAGGAACTGGCCCGTATCGCGGCCACGTCGGAGTACCACCTGCGCCGGATGTTCTCCGCCCTGGCGGGGATGCCGCTGTCGGAGTACGTCCGGCGCCGCCGGCTCACCGTCGCGGGCGCGGAGGTGCTCGCGGGGCGGGAAACGCTGCTGGAGATCGCGGTGCGGTACGGCTACGGCTCCGGCGAGGCGTTCGCGCGGGCGTTCCGGGCCATGCACGGCATCGGCCCGGGCGAGGCCCGGCGTACCGGCGCCGCGCTCAACTCCCAGTCCCGGATGTCCTTCCGCCTCACCGTCGAAGGAAGCAGCAGCATGCGCTACCGCGTCGTGGCCAGACCGGCCTTCACCGTCGTCGGGTTCAAGGCCCGGGTGCCCCTGGTCCACCTGGGGCCGAACCAGGCGATCATCGACTTCGTGCGCGGGATCGACCCGCGCGCACTGGAGCACCTGGGGAAGCTCTCCGACCAGGAGCCGGAAGGCATCGTCGCGGTCTGCGACGACCTCGACCCCAGCCGCGCCGAGGGCACCGAACTCGACTACTACCAGGGTGTGATCACCTCCGCGACCGCCCCGGAGGGCACGACCACCCCCGAGGGCGCGACCGTCCTCGCCGTCCCGTCCGGCACCTGGGCGGTCTTCACCGCCTCCGGCCCGGCACCGCAGGCCATCCAGGAGCTCTGGCGGGACGTGTACACCGAGTGGTTCCCGTCGAACCCGTACCGCGGCCGCCCCGGACCCGAGATCCTCCGCACCCGGATGTCCCCGGACCACTCCGAGGCCGAGGCCGAACTCTGGCTCCCGGTGGAGGGCGAGCGGGGCTGAATGCGGCTGAGCGGAGGGGCGGTGCCTCTCGGGGGCGTCACGCGCGAGGAGTTCGGCCGGCATGCGGTCGTCCCGGATGGCCGACCATGGTCGGCCATCCGGACGCGACCACTCCTGTTTCGCTCTTTGCCATAGCCGGCTTTCAGGTTCGTCCAACACGTCGTTCACCCGAATGGTCTAGTGAGGATCGAGTTGGGACGTGACGACCTCAGGAGTACGAGCCATGGCAACGGATGCCCACGACGAACCGGTTCCGCCACCAGCGATACGCGGGCAACGTGTCCTCGATCTCCTGGACAAGGCGATCGACGCGCAGAGCCCGCTGGTGCGCAAGAACATCGCCCGGGCCCGCCAGCGGAACCCGGACGCGACGCCGGAGCAGGTGATCCGCAGTCTGGAGCGGATGTACGTCAGCGCCCTGACCGGGACGGGCGCCGCAGTCGGGGGAGCCGCAGCCGCGCCCGGCGTCGGCACGGGCGTCTCCCTCGCACTGTCGGCGGGTGAGGCGCTCTCCTCGCTTGAGATGAGCGCTCTCTTCGCGCTCTCGATCGCCGAAGTCCACGGAGTGCCCATCGACGAGCTCGAACGCCGTCGGACGATCGTGCTGGGAATCATGCTCGGCGGAAGCGGCACCACCACCATCACCAAGGTCGCCGAGCGTACGGGGCAGCACTGGGGGCGCCAGGTCGTCGCCAAGGTGCCCGTCGAGACGTTGCGTCAGATCAACAAGATTCTCGGGAAGAACTTCATCACGAAGTACGGGACCAAGCAGGGAATCATCGTCCTCGGCCGGGTGGCACCGTTCGGCATCGGCGCCGTGATCGGTGGCGGCGCCAACGCGGGCCTCGCCGCTCTGGCCGTGCGGGCCGGGCGTCGTGCCTTCGGCCCGCCCCCGTCCTCGTGGCCCTCGCCGACAGGCAGTCCACAGTCCGCCCCCGGCGACATGCTGGGCTGAGCCCACCCACAACCGGCGGTCCGGGCAGCCGGGGTGCCGAGGCGTCCCGGTGTATCGCGGGCATATCGAAATCCGCATACGCCGCCGCAACAGCCGGTCGCGTTCCCTGGGAGCATGACCCGTCCCGCGCCCCTTTCCGCCCCGCCCGCCGAACCGCCGGCAGCCCCGCCCACCACCCAGCCCCGGCGCGGCACCGGCGGGATCGTGCTCCTGTGCGTGGCGCTCGGGGCGGGCTGTTCGGCGCTGGTCGAGACCGCGCAGTACGTCCTGCGGCTGGACCGGGTGTCCTCCGTGGACGACGTCCTGGTCAACACCGTCGGAGCCGTACTGGCCGGGCTGGCATCGCGCCGCTGGTGGCGTACCGGTCGTACCCGCCGTACCGGTCGTGCCGGCAACTCCTGACCGGGGGGCGGTACTCAGTCGGCCGGCAGCCCCGTGCGGTCGTTGCGGAGCGGTGCGGAGGCCAGACCCGCGAGCCCCGCGCCGATCAGCAGGACGGCCCCGGTGACGAGTACGGGCCCGGCGCCCGCGAGGTCCACCCCGGTGCCGAACACGTTGTTCATGAGGAGCAGGGCCAGGCTCTGTACGAGGACGAGAACCGCCTGCACGCGGGAGAGGTGGCTCTCCGGCGCCGACGCCAGGACCAGCGGCCCGATGTGGGCGGAGAACAGGCCGTTACCGGCCCCGATGACCAGGCCGGCCAACACCGCCACCGGTGCGCCGGGCGCGAGGGCCAGCACCAGCACCCCCGTACCGGCCAGCACGAGCGCGCCCGCCGACAGCAGACCCGGCCGTCCCAGCGGACCGCGCTTCACCACCGCCAGGGTGATCGCCACCATGCCCACGCCCTGCGCACCGATCACCAGCCCCGC from the Streptomyces sp. NBC_01335 genome contains:
- a CDS encoding sporulation protein, with the translated sequence MTSRVRRSRPPNAELARLVEACGASHKSLAHRINQLAQEAGTTTEYSHTSVANWCRRGMTPKWPVPELLAQAIGERLGRPVGLAEIGMGDARTPDAGVGLDFPRDPDDAVRAATSFWSSVNRRDFLTTGASGFAVSAFTTPVTRWLVTPADDTSGHRGGRQVGRADLAELREAAEDARRWDSRYGGGSWKADSVTACLRERAAPILRGAFSDDVGRELFSVTAELSRLAGWTAFDVGEHGVAQRHFIQALRLARAGGDVQLGCYVLTTMAMQSLLRGFAGEAVDMAQGAYERAKGQAAPRVLAFTKLIEARAHAREHDARTASLALAASERLLERAKTDSGDEPAWIDFYHHARLSADATEIFRDLRNPKAALAWNQRAAAMPSGAFTRSVGMRLAIVATAHLQARDLDQGLALGNRSVDVLARVRSARALDYVGEFSAALTPWRREPAVRAFAHRARTELGVAA
- a CDS encoding UDP-glucose dehydrogenase family protein, producing the protein MKMTVVGCGYLGATHAACMAELGHEVLGLDSDPDRIALLATGKAPFYERDLDGLLAEHTASGRLKFTTSVEEAAAFADLYFVGVGTPQQPGSGSYDLSQLFGAVRTLAPHLTAPAVIAVKSTVPVGTAPQLAELVRATAPAGDLVEIAWNPEFLRESSAIEDTLRPDRLVLGFDTPGTRAETVLRQAYAPVIASGTPMIVTDWATAELAKGAANSFLAAKISFINAMAEVCEKSGANVSGLADILGHDVRIGRRGMQPGIGFGGGCLPKDLGGFIARAEALGAGEAVGMLREAESVNARRRRRVVDLAREELGTDLRGKRITVWGAAFKAGTDDIRDSPALAVAGALHALGARVTVTDPQALDNARKLHPELDYAEDPAAAVDGADLLLHLTEWPAFAHLDPGPLAARARTPKAVDARGTLDTGRWRAAGWTVRAPGRP
- a CDS encoding AraC family transcriptional regulator, producing the protein MLERLNQALEHVELRLDQPIEVEELARIAATSEYHLRRMFSALAGMPLSEYVRRRRLTVAGAEVLAGRETLLEIAVRYGYGSGEAFARAFRAMHGIGPGEARRTGAALNSQSRMSFRLTVEGSSSMRYRVVARPAFTVVGFKARVPLVHLGPNQAIIDFVRGIDPRALEHLGKLSDQEPEGIVAVCDDLDPSRAEGTELDYYQGVITSATAPEGTTTPEGATVLAVPSGTWAVFTASGPAPQAIQELWRDVYTEWFPSNPYRGRPGPEILRTRMSPDHSEAEAELWLPVEGERG